A region of Ictidomys tridecemlineatus isolate mIctTri1 chromosome 4, mIctTri1.hap1, whole genome shotgun sequence DNA encodes the following proteins:
- the C4H11orf58 gene encoding small acidic protein isoform X1, with protein sequence MSAARESHPHGVKRSASPDDDLGSSNWEAADLGNEERKQKFLRLMGAGKKEHTGRLVIGDHKSTSHFRTGEEDKKINEELESQYQQSMDSKLSGRYRRHCGLGFSEVEDHDGEGDVAGDDDDDDDSPDPESPDDSESDSESEKEESAEELQATEHPDEVEDPKNKKDAKSNYKMMFVKSSGS encoded by the exons ATGAGCGCTGCCAGGGAGTCTCACCCGCACGGGGTGAAGCGTTCAGCCTCCCCAGACGACGAT CTTGGATCTAGCAATTGGGAGGCAGCAGACTTGGGCaatgaagagagaaaacaaaaattcttgagACTTATGGGTGCAGGCAAA AAAGAACATACTGGTCGTCTTGTCATAGGAGATCATAAATCAACATCTCACTTTCGAACAG GGGAAGAAGAcaagaaaattaatgaagaaCTGGAGTCTCAATATCAACAAAGTATGGACAGTAAATTATCAGGAAGATATCGACGACATTGTGGACTTGGCTTCAGTGAG GTAGAAGATCATGATGGAGAAGGTGATGTGGCtggggatgatgatgatgatgatgattcacCTGATCCTGAAAGTCCAGATGATTCTGAAAGTGACTCAGaatcagaaaaagaagaatctgCTGAAGAACTCCAAGCTACTGAGCACCCTGATGAAGTGGAAGatcccaaaaacaaaaaagatgcaaaaagcaattataaaatgaTGTTTGTTAAATCCAGTGGTTCATAA
- the C4H11orf58 gene encoding small acidic protein isoform X2: protein MAEWLGSSNWEAADLGNEERKQKFLRLMGAGKKEHTGRLVIGDHKSTSHFRTGEEDKKINEELESQYQQSMDSKLSGRYRRHCGLGFSEVEDHDGEGDVAGDDDDDDDSPDPESPDDSESDSESEKEESAEELQATEHPDEVEDPKNKKDAKSNYKMMFVKSSGS, encoded by the exons ATGGCGGAGTGG CTTGGATCTAGCAATTGGGAGGCAGCAGACTTGGGCaatgaagagagaaaacaaaaattcttgagACTTATGGGTGCAGGCAAA AAAGAACATACTGGTCGTCTTGTCATAGGAGATCATAAATCAACATCTCACTTTCGAACAG GGGAAGAAGAcaagaaaattaatgaagaaCTGGAGTCTCAATATCAACAAAGTATGGACAGTAAATTATCAGGAAGATATCGACGACATTGTGGACTTGGCTTCAGTGAG GTAGAAGATCATGATGGAGAAGGTGATGTGGCtggggatgatgatgatgatgatgattcacCTGATCCTGAAAGTCCAGATGATTCTGAAAGTGACTCAGaatcagaaaaagaagaatctgCTGAAGAACTCCAAGCTACTGAGCACCCTGATGAAGTGGAAGatcccaaaaacaaaaaagatgcaaaaagcaattataaaatgaTGTTTGTTAAATCCAGTGGTTCATAA